The following DNA comes from Camelina sativa cultivar DH55 chromosome 14, Cs, whole genome shotgun sequence.
CTCGGCCATGGCAAGAAACCGCCCTCCTGGTGTGAACTTCAGTCCTCTGATGGCTCCCATGTTTCCTTTCAGGACAGCGAATGATTCGGATGGATTCCGAATGTCCCAGAGACGGCATGTCGTGTCTTGGTTCCCAGTTGCCAAGATTAGACCATTGGGATGCCATGCAGATGCAAACGAGTAGTCTTTGTGGCCTTTGAGGCTTGAATTAACCTGCACCACGACCCCGAGTCCAGTTACAACACTTGAatgtagatgaaaaaaaaagacaaaactgaTAAGCTTTGAAGAAGTTCAACAGCTCAACTCTTAGCTATAGGTCTATTCTGTGTGTCTAGCCTAGGACTTAATGTAGCAGCTTAGAGCTATTGTGAGCTAATTAGAGAGCAGTTAGCAGATTGTTCTGGCAGAATGTTTTGGGTGTGGATTTTCTAGGTTTTGGTTGGGGCATTTGGTTCAGAGTTGAGACTCTTACATCAACCAAACTCCCTGGTTTGGTGAATCGAATAAcgaaagtattttgttttagctttttgTTCTTATCATAAAGCCGTAGGATACTTACTTTTCCAGAATGGGAATCAGAGATTAAACATTCTGTACTGTCCCCGAGTACAGCGAGTAGCTTTCCATCTGGGCTAGCTGAGGTATTCTGCAAGAATAGTAGAGTGTTTCTAGTTAGAGAAATTTGGCAGCTAGAAAATTTAGCTGTTGGTGGAGAATAGCCTGGAACTCACATTGACAGACCAATCGAAAGCAAATTCACTGACACGTGTAAATCTCTGAGCATCAAACACCCGAATTTTACAGTCATTATTTGCGGTTATAAGCCTTAGTGAGCCACTGCAGTAAAAAGAGAAGACAAGAAACTTCAGGTCGAGTTCAGGATGAGACATAAAGCCTCTAGAAATCACTAATAACTCTCTGGCCCTTTCATACCTTGGACTTCGGTATATATCGACTGTGTTTGTGATGGCATTCTCTTCCGTTGATAATCTTGTGCAAAAAGCAACCCCAGGCTGATTTACACActggagaaagagaagagcaaTGCAAGTTAAAGGATATGGATTTGAGGATTATATTATCTACTCGACGAAAAGCAAAGATTATTCGAAGGAAATGTGAACCTTGCAGAGAAGCTCCCCATCAAACCCTCCTAACAGGATCAGATTTTCTTTGACTGCCATGCTGCTAACTTGCACCCTAGAGAGTGGCTCGGAAAACAATCCAGGTAGTTTCTATGaaaagaattattaaaaaatcaaaccagGAACTAAGATCAATCTGAAAAAActatttttgctattttcctagATTTTACAGCTCTCACCTGAGTGGGGGTAACAGATCTGGCGACATTAACTACTTCTTTCCCTCTTTGGAGTAGAGATGACCAGTGCATGAGTGAATAATTTTGCATAAGATATACATCATGCTTTGATGTCGCCCATACCAAATTCCGAAGCTGTAAAAGGAAGAATATGAAGGATCAACCACGTGCTATGTAAgcagaaaacatgaaaacaagatttccttGTATATGAATATGAGGTAAGGTAAGTACCAGCCTTGATTACAAATTGACTTTCTGACTTTCTTTTTAATGGACTAGCGTTAGAAACTAAAATGAACAATGGTTTTTTACACAAAAAGAATACATCTATAACCAGATTGAGTCAAACGTCAACCCATATACATGATATGCATTTTTATGAAATGCGGCATGCAGGAACAGAAAAGTTAGTGAATGAAATGAGTAAAGCACCCAAAACTCCTTAAGTTTAACAAATTATATGCGTGCAAAGTCGTATGATGTGGTTAAGAAACAAAACTCTATCTGGACACATGGTTACAGGGACTTCTTAAATGCGCGAACATTCTCTTATCATACCCATACCGTTATGCTGCCGGCTGCTCAGACATTACTCCCAACTGCATCAGAAATTGAAATTAGAGGAAAATAACCCTAAATGCCACAAATTATTGAGCAATATGTTATAAACCATATTCAGATTAAAACAAACACACTGCGGATCTGCAACACAAGATGTGTAAAGTAGAGTGCAGCAATGATCGAGTATATGATTGTTCAAACCCTTTATACTTGTACATTACATAAATTTAAGCATGAGAACGTGCTTTAACACTTTAAAGTCCACCATACGAACCCGGCTCTAGTTTCACTATGTAGTTTTTGTTCTATATTGGCTAATAAAGTCACCCTGATGCAGCTCTAATATgataaaatataactttaaaaGACTTTTCAAGACTTTtagtatagaaaaaaatagaaataaaactatacaaGCATCCGCCGAGAGCTCTGCACAAAAAAGGATTAAAGTGAATAGAAAACCTGAGCGCAAGCCTTCCATTTCTAAACAGTAAAgttaaaaaattcaaagataaaatgaaaagaGGATAGTATCACCACGGATGCTGATAGTCATGAACTGTACTCAGACACCAATTTAGTCAACCTGAAGCACATTCTTAGACAAAAGTTATCTGCCCATAGATTATTATAACTCAGAGAAACCATGCTACAACTTAAGAAAACCATTTTGCAACTTAAAGATGTACAAATGAGATGCAAAAAACCTATGCCTTAATTATCTAAACGAAAACTGAACAATAGGTTAAtccaataatgatgcaaatgATATGCCTATGAACCCTTAAATTTGAAGAAAGATTCGTCTTTTATACATAGAGGGACAACAAAATGCTGGTAATGAATCAGAAGATACAAAATCTCTACCTGAAAATGCACAATAGTAGATGCGACAAGCCTTGTATTGAATTAGAAATCGTAAAAGTTCTTTCCTTTCTCAACTTGCCGATGTTCCTGTCAATTGTAACATTTTCACACAGAATAAACTTGATGTATTCTATTCACAAATGAAGAAATCACATGAAGTAAAGTCAGTTCTATGTGTTGTTACACTAACCTCATCGAGCTTTTCCCGAGAACGCGGGGTTAAGATATTGACAAAGTTCTCATACTCTTTCAACCTAGTCTCACGAAACTCGTCTCTAGTGTACTTAAACCCTCCCCACTGAATCCCTTGAACGTCTTTCCCATTTCTTGCCTCTTGAGCTGATGTATCTGTCTCTGTCTTAGTCTGTCACATAAAAAAGTCTTAAGCTTTTTCACTTCTCTACCACAGAAATCAATAATTATACATCACAAAAGAAGTGCTTACCGTTTCAAAATCATCCTCAAAATCAGAATCAGACAAGTCAGAATCAACAACCCTTGTTGTTTTTCCTATGGACTTGTCATCACTGTTGAATTGTTCCATTAACCTATCTACAAGTATAAACACTAGTAGTTCTATCATTCAGATAAAGCTTAAATCAAACATGCCCAAAACTTGAGAACACAAGAAGAGAAGTACGGAGCAAGGATTACGAGAAATTCTTACATCAGAAGGTGGATCGGCGATGAAGAAAGGTCTTATTTAGATCATTCTCAGATAAGGTTCAGATattgtcgagagagagagagagagagagagagagagagagagcaactGATTTTGGTGAAGAAAGGtcgagaagaagcagagaaggaCCTGGTAGATCATTTTGATAAATTTGGTAAGGAAATTAACAAAGGCAATCAATTTAGGCCCCTATTTGCAAATGTATAAactagcaaagaaaacaaaaatctgttGGGCTTACGGTTTTGGCCAACCATCTTGCTTGTATAGTCATATGCGTTTTGCATTGTCCAATCTACTCTCAACTTTTTAGAAACTAGGGATGAGAACCCGCGCAACAGGCGAGGTTGTATGCTAATTAGGCCTGActaaaattttatgtagatcCAGTGGTATATTATCACTAATGAAAAACCTACATATCTCATGAAAACATCCTCCCTTAAGCAATCCTAATTGTCGAAGATTCCTTATTAATCTTGAGGAGACAGTTGCCGTAGTCCATTTCGGTTCGTGGTGTGGGCGTAAAACTAAGTGAGTTTCCAATTTTTTGGCTggcaaaattttcaaatttaacgAATGTGGGTCCTTCTATGGTAGTAGAAGACTGAAAGGAAAAGAtgtatatttgattaaaattaaactaatttataagaaaaataattagcTTCGTAACAGAAATTTACATGTCTAACATCTGGTGTCAAAAATAAGAACCTTGTAATTGCGTCTCTAAAGGAAGTGATGGGAAGCTTTGACCGCAGCTTCGCGATCTGTAACatacatcaacaaaaacaatttccTTTCACTTGCTGCTACTTGGCATGATTTATAACTTCTCAGTCTGTATTCTGGATAAGGAATCAATATTACAGTAAATACATCTCAACAACTGGGTGTTCCTAACCTTCTTAAGAGCTTTGTCCTTCTTAAGTCTAAAACTCAAAGACGCCACCTTTTCTAGAATCTCTTCAGTGCTAATCTCGAAAAAATCATCTTTCCACTGTCCTTGTTTACCCGAGTGCCCGGAGTACTTGTTAAATGATGTGGCAGCAGTGTCTCCGTCCTGTAGAATAGCATCTGCCCCTGTCGGAAATGACACACATTTGAGCTTTTCTTTGTTCGGTTTCTCATtggcttctttcttcttcccattTTTGTGCCTGCTTGTGAATATTGAAAGACGCCTTTGCTCTCCGCGCCTATAAAAGCATCCAGAAACAGAAGACTCTCAAGTCATAGCAATCGAACTTAGACCATCGAAAAATGAATACTttctcaaacacaaaacactAAAGAGTACAATAAAGGCAGTGACTCACCCCCAGAACTCTTAAAGCATAGAAAAATGAATACTTTCTCAAACACAATACACTTATATAGTACAATAAAGGCAGTGACTCACCCCCAGAACTCTTAAAGCATAGAAAAATGAATACTTTCGCAAACCCACAACACTATAAAAGTACAGTAAAGACAGTAACTCACCCCTGAAATCTCAAGTCCTAGGAATCTAACTTTCTCCATAGAGAAAAATGAATACTTTCTCAAACCCCAGAACACTATAAAGTACAAAGAATTTAAATTTACGAGACTCACCCTGAACTTTCCGATTGAATACCCATTTTCCAGCACATCTGATGAATCACGCCACGTTCGTTATAAAGAATCAACTGATCAAGATTTGAAAAACAGAAACAGACACAAAAAACATTGTTCAGACCAAACCACAACCAATATGAGaccaaaacataaaccaaactgaaatgatTTGACAATAACTTAAAAGTTCCACACAATTAAACTGAAAACAAAGAACATGAACATAAATAGAACCAACATAATTAAAATCTGAGACGAATATCATGGTTTACCTGCTCTAGTGATGATCCCACACGATTGCTATCCCAAAAACGAAGGAGACGGCCAACAACTTGTTGAGAGGAACGACCAAGACTTAAGCCGTCAAAGCTAACATAGTTTACCTCAGGAAGAATGGCAACAACATCAACGTCagacattttctaaaaatataaagtttttgtttatttgaatcAAGCTGCAAGGATGAATCCGTGTTTGTGGGTGGTGTGATAGGATTTATAGTAGTCCTATAAAAAGGCTAATCGACATAAGGTGGAGTGAGAATGGTTTATTCCAATTTTCGT
Coding sequences within:
- the LOC104742080 gene encoding DExH-box ATP-dependent RNA helicase DExH6 isoform X1, with the translated sequence MSDVDVVAILPEVNYVSFDGLSLGRSSQQVVGRLLRFWDSNRVGSSLEQLILYNERGVIHQMCWKMGIQSESSGRGEQRRLSIFTSRHKNGKKKEANEKPNKEKLKCVSFPTGADAILQDGDTAATSFNKYSGHSGKQGQWKDDFFEISTEEILEKVASLSFRLKKDKALKKIAKLRSKLPITSFRDAITRFLFLTPDVRHVNFCYEANYFSYKLV
- the LOC104742080 gene encoding DExH-box ATP-dependent RNA helicase DExH6 isoform X2; the encoded protein is MSDVDVVAILPEVNYVSFDGLSLGRSSQQVVGRLLRFWDSNRVGSSLEQLILYNERGVIHQMCWKMGIQSESSGRGEQRRLSIFTSRHKNGKKKEANEKPNKEKLKCVSFPTGADAILQDGDTAATSFNKYSGHSGKQGQWKDDFFEISTEEILEKVASLSFRLKKDKALKKIAKLRSKLPITSFRDAITSLLLP